The window CCGCCGACCGCGAGGCCGGTCACCAGCCGCAGCGCGGCCTCTCGGTTCTCCACCCCCCAGCAGGCGAACGCGCCCGACCAGCGCGACGGCGCGAGCCGCAGGTAGGAGGCGACGCTGGGCGCGCCGACCGCCAGCAGCGCGGGCAGGTGGTCGAGTATCCCGGCGGCGAACCGTTCGCCCAGCTGGCTCAGTCCAGCCGGGCCTCTCCCGTCGATGAGCACGTTCCAGCGTGGGTTGTCCTCCATCCCGAGGCTCAGGTGCACATGCCCGCCGTTACCGACGCCGTTTGGGACGACCGCCGGTGAGAACGAGGTACGCAGTTGGTGCCGAGCGCCGACCGCGCGCACGGTCTGGCGGACCAGAACGCTGCTGTCGGCCGCCCCGAGCGGGTCCTCGGCCGCGACGGACACCTCGAACTGACCTGGCGCGTACTCAGGGTGGATCTGCTCGACCACCAGCCCCTGCTCGGTCAGCGCCTGGACGACATCGCGCAGGTAGTCGGAAAGCTCGATCACCCGATCCATGCCGTAGGCGGGCCCCCTGGCTATCGAGCCTGGCGCCGAGAGGTGCTGCCAGCCCTCGGCGTAGACGTTCCATTCGATCTCGATGCCCGCCCGCGCCTGGAAGCCGTCGCCGCCGTGGAGGCCGGCGAGCGCGTCGATCTGGCGGCGCAGGACCTCCCGGGCGTCCTGGGGATGCGGCCGGCCGAGCTGGTCGAACCGGTCGGCCGGCGCCCAGGCCCAGCCCGGCTGGGCGGCCAGCGGCACCAGCCGGTCCAGGTCCGGGCGCAGTCGCAGGTCGCCGACCGGGCCCCCGGCATAGCGGCCGGACGCGATCCCGTCGGTCAGCCCGAACGCGTCGAACACCGGTGAGACCCCGACGCCCGCCTGGACGGCTCGTTCCAGTCTGCCGACCGGCACGCCCTTGACCCGGGTGATGCCGCTGTTGTCGACCCAGGTCAACGCCACCACCGCGACGCCGCGCGAACGCAGATCCGCCGCGATATGCGCCGCCTTGTCCTCATCCGCCGACATGCCGACGCCATCGCTCACGGGCACCCCTCATGGCCAGATGGGTGACACAGAAGCCCGCGCGCGCGGGCCACTTCCGTCAGTGTGCCGCCACGACCACCGAACGCACCAACACGCGGACGACGGGTGGAGACCATCGCGGCCGCGCGGCCGAGTTGAGACAGCCCGCCGGAGGGCACAACCCACGCGTCAGCGCAGGTTGTGCAGCACTTTCCCGACGGCGGCGTCGACGGTGGCCGCCATGGCGTCGACACCGGGCGCCGAGGCGCCCGCGGTCTCGGCGCGGTCGACGGTGAGCCACGGCGCGACCCAGCCGGAGCGGGCCAGTTCGTCGTACTCGTGCGCGACCCGGGCCTGCAGCGCGTCGTCCGCCTCGAACCTGTCGACGCCGCGCCCAGCGTCCGCCGCCGCGCGGGAACGCGCCTGAGCTCGGGCGACCTGGACAGGCACCCGCAGCAGCACCTGCAGGTCCGGACGAGGAAGCGCCAGGTCGCCCAGCTCGATCGCGGCGACCCAGTCGCGGAAGCCGGCGCGTTCCTCGGCCGGTAGCCGGGCGGCGCCGTAGGCCGCGTTCGAGGCGACGTAGCGGTCCACCAGTACCACCCCGTCACCGGCCGCCGCCGCGTCGAGCTCGGCTCGCGCGTTCGCCCGGTCGAGCGCGAACAGCAGGGCGCCGGCGCGCGCCGAGGCCCCGAGGGGTGCCAGCGCCGGGTCGCCGGTGAGCATCGCCCGCACCACCGGCCCGAGTGGGGCGACCGAGTAACGCGGGAACCCGAGTGTGCCGACCCGGCGCCCGGCCGCCGTCAACGCGGCGGCCAACGCCCTGGTCAGCGTGTTCTTACCCGCCCCGTCGATCCCCTCGATCGCGACGATCACGCGCGGCCCCCTTGTACTCCCCCGGGAACGTCCGGGAAAGAGGTCCACGCTACCGGCGCGCTAACGGAGACCGAACTTCAGCGCCTGGGGCGCCTGAAACGGCTCGTCCGGCGCCACACCCCATGGCCCGGTCCCATGCCGTCTATGCGCTGTTCCTCGGCCTGTGCGTGCTCGGCCTGCGCGACTGGCGGCGGGCGGCGGCACCCTCGGCCGCGGTCACGTCCGCGGCGGTCGAGGCGGCGGCCGACGGATCGCCCTACGGTGGCTCGTCCTGGCGGACCGGACCCACCCCCACGACGGGAGCGGACGGTCGGTGACGCGCTATCGGCACGGTTTCATCGTCGGCAAGTTCTACCCACCGCACCAAGGTCACCGCCAGCTCATCGACACGGCGGCGCGGACCTGCGACGAGGTCACCGTCCTGGTCGAGGCCGGCGCGACCGAGACGATCCCGCTCGCCGATCGAATGGCCTGGCTCCGTGAGACGCACGCCGACACGCCGCACGTGACCGTGATCGGGATTTCTTGCGACGTGCCGGTGGACATGGCCAACC of the Pseudofrankia saprophytica genome contains:
- a CDS encoding dTMP kinase; this encodes MIVAIEGIDGAGKNTLTRALAAALTAAGRRVGTLGFPRYSVAPLGPVVRAMLTGDPALAPLGASARAGALLFALDRANARAELDAAAAGDGVVLVDRYVASNAAYGAARLPAEERAGFRDWVAAIELGDLALPRPDLQVLLRVPVQVARAQARSRAAADAGRGVDRFEADDALQARVAHEYDELARSGWVAPWLTVDRAETAGASAPGVDAMAATVDAAVGKVLHNLR
- a CDS encoding glutamine synthetase family protein, which encodes MSADEDKAAHIAADLRSRGVAVVALTWVDNSGITRVKGVPVGRLERAVQAGVGVSPVFDAFGLTDGIASGRYAGGPVGDLRLRPDLDRLVPLAAQPGWAWAPADRFDQLGRPHPQDAREVLRRQIDALAGLHGGDGFQARAGIEIEWNVYAEGWQHLSAPGSIARGPAYGMDRVIELSDYLRDVVQALTEQGLVVEQIHPEYAPGQFEVSVAAEDPLGAADSSVLVRQTVRAVGARHQLRTSFSPAVVPNGVGNGGHVHLSLGMEDNPRWNVLIDGRGPAGLSQLGERFAAGILDHLPALLAVGAPSVASYLRLAPSRWSGAFACWGVENREAALRLVTGLAVGGRSVHSPDVEAELGVKLSPERWAAASPNLEVKCFDLTANPYLLLAGLLAAGRSGVAAREARLPEPVDVDPASLAEDERARRGIVPLPARLADAVTAFEADAVLLDAFGPELHDTILLVRRAEIDQFADATPDEVVAQTLWRH